AATGTAAGTATGTTAAGTTATTGAAATCAGACAAAGTTAAAGTCCATCTCTACAAGAAAGGGTTTGTAGAAAATTATTATATATGGACTGTTCACGGGGAGAATCATGCTAGTTTAGATGATGTTAACGTTCATAATTCTTTTGGTGGTGAGGGTAGCCCCATTGCGGAGCATAATATTGAAAATTCTCGATACAATGAAATGATGAGGGATGCTTTTGGGACGTTTCCTGAGGTTCAATCCGAACCAAATGATGAGGCTTAGCGTTTCTATGAACAGTTACTAGAAGCTAGCCGTCCATTGTATGAAGGTTCGGTGCATTCCAAGTTGTCTGTTGCGGTTAGATTGCTAAGTATTAAATCGGATAGTTCTATTTCCCAAGCGGGCATAGATTCTATTATTGGGCTTATGAATGAACTTAATCCGAGTAATATTGACTTACCAAAAGATTTTTACACTGCTAAAAAATTGGTTTCTAAGTTGGGTCTTTCATCAgagagaattgattgttgtgagaAAAGTTGCATGTTATTCTATAAGGATGACGCATCTCTAGAGAACTGTAAATTTTGTAATCAGCCTCGTTTTAAGGAAGTCACAAATGCCAATACAAAAAAGAAAGTTCCAATTAAAGTGTTGCATTActtacctcttatacctaggttaaagaggttGTATGCATCAATGAGctctgctcctcatatgagatggcacTACGAACATAGAAGGCCACATGGTATACTCTGCCATCCGTCAGATGGAGAAGCGTGGAAGCTGGCAAAATTTTCCCTCTTGGTTTTTTTGATGTAATGGAACATCTTCCAATTCACCTTGCACAAGAGGCACGTCTTGGAGGGCCAGTTCAATGTAGATGGATGTATCCCTTCGAGAGGTAATGAAATTTAATCATTTACCTTTTGTATTTGCTTTAAAGATCGTTTTGTCTAAAAATAACACTATGCAGGACTATTGGCAATATAAACGGACTTGGAGGGAATGTACAATTTGATAGTTATAATCGATTGATAATCGTCCCCCACAAGGATGGGTAAGAAGGTTCTTATACAAATTTTAATGTTTTGAATGTACTTTTAAATATGTTAACATACAAAAATATTTATTTGCAATTAAAAAGATatttattaattatatatatgttaACTTTAATGCAGGTTTTTGCCATCCTTTCAAACTACACATTTGGTTATAGATTTTATGAAGCCATTTTATCATGAGTCATGGACTTCTTGGAGAAATATACCGTACAACATCAGAGAGCAAATGTGGAATCAATTTAGggtaaaaattaattatatttatttaataattatCGTCTTCATCTAATATTACTTTTTTATATTGCAGACAAGGTATACATGGCATCCTTAGCATCAAAATGCAATAAATAGTATTTTCGAGAAGAAAGCTGCTATAAGGATTAAAGATACTATGTGCGTTGCTCGAAATTCCGGTAAAATGCCGGACTGGTTAAGAGAAGATGTTTGGGATAAACTTCTTGAGAAATGGAATACCCCAGAATGGAAGGCAATGAGTGAACAAGCAAAGGCAAATCGTGCCTCTAAAAAAGGTGGCTCATTGTACACAGGAGATTCGATTACTTTTGAGGCCCATAAACTAAGAATgataattatttataaaaaatttcttagttttatatataaaattttacGTTTGTAAAGTCTAACTCATACTTTTTCTTATGAAGGAAAAGGAAAGAGGGCGAGATATGAGTCACACTGAGGTCTTCGAGGAGTtgcataagaaaaagaagaaggatggtacaagAGAACACTGGGTGGAGACGCGTGCGTCAGACACATATGTAAAATTCTAACTTCAGAATTATTTATGGTTTATTAATATTAGTTTGTTTACATAATAGTTATGTTTTTCATTTCAGGAAGCTTATCATAAAAGGTTGGAAGAATGGCAACAAACTCAGCCTCTTTCAACTCAACCAACACCTGATGATATGACTTCATTGTGGACAAAAGCAGCGGGTGGAGAAAACAAAGGCAGAGTCTACGGACTAGAAGTACATCGACCTACAGGTCATCCAAAGTAACTCTTAGCCAATTCTTCTTctcctcaaaatcaagaacagaTGGAAGATATGAGAAACGAAATTCGTGAATTGAAGCAACAATTTGACTCCCAATACGAAACATTTGTTAAGATATAGAAATTCATGCGTAAACATGGGCATGATTTATCTAATGATGAGGATGAACAAACTGAATCTAATATGTAGTAGTTTAGTTGTGATGTTTTGGTTGATTGGAAAACTTGATTGTGAGAGACAACTTTATGTATTGCTTTTAAACTTGAATGTGGACTACTATTTAGATGTTTTATGCCCAATATTGTTAGGTTTAAAGGTTGGTATTGTTGGTTTAAATTGTGTTAATGGTTGGCATTGTTGGTTTATAATTTGTAAATGTATTGTTAATTTAGATTGTGTTAATGTATTGTTGGTTCGTATTATTGTATTAATGTATCGTTGGTTTAGATTGTTGTTAATATCTTATTGGTTGGTATTTTTTTGTTTGTGATAGTTTGACAGGTGGTGTAGCTCGAAATTGGGCAGAATTCTGTACAGTTTTATACAAAATTTTGACTGAATTCCGACGGAAACAGTCGAACAGCCCCCTAGATTTAACCATAAATTCTTAGATTTCTGACTGATTCGGTCggaaatgtaaaaaaaaaaatattcagaaattttCGACGGATTCCATCGGAAATTAAATAAAACTTAATTATTAATTTTCCGACTGATTCGGTCGGAAATTCAACcaaaaaaattaatattcaatAATTTTCGACGGATTTCGTcggaaattaaataaaatttaattattaattttacTTGTATTATTACGACCGATTCAGTCGGTAAATTCCGACCACTTTAGTCGAAAACGTGAATTATTTGGTTGTCTACTTTTTTTGAAATTTACGACCACTTTGTTTGGAAATCACCGACAGATTCGGTCGGAAATTGTTTTCCGACCATCATTTTTCCGACCGACCAATTTCGGTCGGAAAGTAGTCGAAAATACGTGATTTCCGACCGAATTCCGGCCGTTTTGGCCGTCGGAAATCTGCCATTTTCTAGTGGTGGTATAACTAGCATACCATTATTAATTTTtctcgagtagggactaccgttatatatGACTTCTTACAAAGAAGTCCACAGTTAAACCGATGacatgatccgttcattgaaacctcccaaaatgTGAATACTGATATTATACAATGGTTACCAAGCTTGTTACTGAATTGTTAATtatattatactacaagaaaagcgtgaggagactgaaaattatttattgtttctgaaagggtatttttatattattttctgtttGAGATACTAGCATGTTTCTGACTTGCCCcaataaaaacggttgtggttaagtgttattactcactgagctagcgacttaTTCCCCGCTAATTTTTTCCAGAGACATCAGTTGACGCGggcgaggatttcgttaattagagcaCACAAGTTGATAGTTCTTGGTGAGCCTTGCACTTGTTCGTGTGGgcggagattttatttattgttatggtctttttttgaactcttagagtcgctccatagtcaatattttagtgtcatgagtattatTTTGTAATTAAAGTTTTATGTTGAGTATCGTTCTTGAGTATCAAAGTTGGAGATAATTAATATTTCTGGTTGTTAGTGAACTGATTAGTAATGGTGGAGACTTGTTTTGGTAAATTGATAAGTTGTCAATTGTTTAgtatgatattaggatgtttggttgttgatttgagaaAGGAAATTTTTGGGATAGTCCAAAAACAGGGAAAATtctgtccgattttctgtaaaataccgATGAGGATTACTTAGGGTCACTTGCTCCTAAGTGCCGGTCAtaatcctaaattgggtcgtgacataattaGAACTCTACTAGACAAGGGCGGAGCTAGAGCTTAGGACACGGTTCGACCGAACCTAGTAGCTTTGGTTCAAACTCTATATTTGTCTTTAAAAGTTCATTGAATATATACAAATTATCAATTAAAAACCTAGTAACTTAGAAGAAATGACTCATGACTCCATCTCTGCTACTCGACATGGCTCATGACTCTCTACAACATACTTGAACCTGGTTttaatatcaacttgtcacggcccaaaaATTTGGTGAACACCATTGACACCCAATCTGAACCATCCATCGAACAAAGATAGTATGCTGTCATGGTATTGGACCCTGCGTTttatttatttcttctttttgttaCCAGGGTTAACCCCTAAGCCATAATGTCTCAAAATGGACAGCATAGAGAAACCCTCGTGCGTGTCATGAAGACTATGACTACGTCTTAGGACCTCCCATTGTTGTATCATTTATGAGAAATCGGGTATCAAGTCTAAACAAGGACGACATAGCATAACCTTCCTTGCTGTAATAAGGACTATCATGTCTAAGGACCTTATATTGTTGTACTATCATTTAGGGGAAATTGGGTTCCGAGTCATGCTGCCTCCTAGGAGACATTGGAATCGACATTTTCTTGTTTCTGTCACTCCGCAAACAGTGAGAGTCCTCTCCTCTTAGCAGAAGCACCATGTACAGGcactaaaacaacatcaaagaaAGAAAGATGAATAATGCTTTGTCCTCTCTGTTGTGCTAAGCTCAATATTTTCATCCGGATCAGAAAGTCAGCTTGCTCCAACGGTTAACACAGTTGGAATTTCGTTCATGCTGCTTCTATCTCtgccaaaaacaaaacaaaaaaagagaattttacaACATAAAGTTGCTATACTAAACATTCCTAAACTGGTGCCTCTCTTCAGAAACCCACTCTTTAATTTGATAATAACATGCACTCTATAACATGTTTGAAGCATGAATCAATGGGAAGAGAATTATTTCTAATGAGTAGAAAATGATCTTTCTCGTATCAATTGGGCAAATGTCTGATGAAAAAGGTCTTAGCAACTAATAAGGGGTCGATGGAGAAGGTATGCCTTTGGGATTTTACTCTTCCCCTAGATGGTCAAAGAGTTCTCTCCAATGAGACGCGGCTTCTTCTGGTGTTCGAAATGACCACAGGTGAGGCTTTGCTTTCTCACGTGTTTCCAAAATTTCCTGCTTCACAAGATCTAATGGTGAGTATGACAAACAAAACCAACAAAATAGTACAGGAAGCAGTAGTTACTTTACGAGGATACGTAGGAAAAGCAAGCAGAGGTACAACTAAATTACCACATGACAAATTTTGTATCCACTAATTTAGAAAAAAGCTTCTGCATCAACTAATCACATCTTCAGAAAAGCATCCAACCAAAAAGATAACTTTTGTAGCTCAGCGACCCCATTTAGAAGCAAATGCCATAGCATTGCTGCCTCGGTCAAGAATGTGGTTGGCGAATGAAATACCGATTCATTTATCAATCAGGTTCACAACTGTGGATGGGTTTGATTGTTATCACGCAGATTTGTGGCACAATGAGCGTAAATTGTTACTACTCAGATTTGAAGCACACCAAGTGTCCTGCACTATGCAGGATAAATGTTTAGCATGGAtatcaaaatcaaaggacaagccTACTACCTAGGAGCTGTAGTTAGATGCTTTTTTTGtagtatttaacaaatcaaagacCTATATTTCTTTGACGACTTTGAAGACCTAGATCGATTTGGTTTTTGCCGAAATACAAGCATGGCACTTGAGTAACTGACTTCCAGTATGGTTCTCAAAGACTAATCAgaaattttttaattatttataacTGAGCCAAATGTCATGCAAGTCAAATTTCCTGATATCATGTAAACACCGACTGAAAAATTTTAAACCGAAATGAGAGATGGAATAAGGTTTAGGGAAAAGATGAGCTAAAACTTCAGCATCTCGGGAAAAAAGTGGAGGTGACGAGTCCACCAAAGGTAATTTATTATTGTATCTCGTTCAGTCATTTGCTAACATAATTGAGCTTCTAAGCCAGTCAACCAATTGCGATTCAACTTGAAAATAGAAGCAGATTTTCAGTACTGTAAATTGCACTTAAGATTCTCAAGAGAGTGGAAAGTTCTAGGATAACATGCTACAATAGTAAGTACTTGTTTAATCCCAAGGCAAGCACATAAAAAGTTGAAAATGAGTATACCAAAAAGGCAGTTTAGTATAGCAGCAACAATGCATGCTGAAGCAAAGAATGTAAAACCAGAGTTGTGAAGCAAACTTCAGATGAGAAAGAAAGAACTATAAGAAAAAGGGTGAATAAGTGAGGCATCACCTCTGGTTTGGCAAAACTAAATTAACCTTCCCATAGTTTGTGAAACATCTAAGACTTACCCTCTAGTTTAATGTCATTACAATGATCTCCTTTACTGCCAATCTCCAGAATTCAAATAATTAAATGCAAATATAAGCATATTAGAATTGTTTTCAACTTTACCTTCCGACATGATTTTATTTccctaaaacaacaataaagtcaAAAAGGAAAGATGCACATTCGAAAACCTTGTATCCTAGACCTTCCCATTCGAGAAGTTTCTCCTTAGTATACCTCCTCTTCAGACATACAATTTTTCTAATCAAAGAGATGATAATTTGGAGAAGCCTAAGATTAAACAGGCAAAGCATCTAAACAAAGGAAGTTATATTCCTCATCCTATACTTACCTTTTTTTCATCTCTATTTAATGCCtcctgtttttttttttactgGTTCAAAATCTCACATCATATATTGCGAATTTTTTAtgctcattttatttttcaatctaCACTATTTCTCGGGGAAAAAAAGGAGACAGAGAGAGAAACAAACAAGTATGAAAATGTTTGTTACGAATCCGTCCGATGCACAAATTTTGAATGAAAAATTTAGAGAATTGAATCTTGTAGGTTAAATGTCTGCAGCATCACCATGTACATTTGTAGTGACAACTCATGAAAAAGAAAGTTTTCACCAGCTTACCCCATATGAATTCTCCACATGTTAGAATGCTCATCAATTTACAGCTTCTATGAATTTTCCCAAGTCAAAACGGAAGAGAGGAGAGGAGGCAGGGAGGAATTACTGATCTTGGACTAAGTTAGCTTCAGTCAAATCCGCAAAGGGGAGGTAATCTTCTAGACAACAGATGTTATATGTGCGGAAAGAAGATGGAAGACACAGACCATCTATTCTGCGTTGCTAGATTGCTAGTCAATTGTGAAACCGATTTCTAAACCTTTGAAATTGACAAGCCAAAGACAGCCAATAGTATCTAGACAGGTAGAAACAGAGTGTCAGGGAGCAAATGAAACAAGGAAAGTTGAAGCATACAGGACAGTATTTGCGCAAGTAATTTTTTGGGTTGTTTGGAAGGAGAGAACCAAGCAGTCCTTTGAACATAAAGCAGTTTCAAATACATATGCTTGCATCTTTTGGTTGTTTTGCTGTACAATGAACAATGTTCATAAAAGAATCTTTATTTGACTTTATCAATTCCCAACCTCAATAAGGAATTGAGCTTCCTCACTGTATATAGCTAGCACACACTTGTTGATGTGATATAACAGTACTCCCTATTTTCCGCTTTATATAATACTATTACTATTAGGGGAATTAAACAGCCTTTTTTTACTATAACTTTTTGATACGTCCCtcaaatacttttaaaatataaaagttgTAATTTAGAGTACTTTTTAACTAGTTTCTAATtatctaaattttattttaaaaactataGAAATCGATGTTTGAATTGAGACCTAAAATTAAAAGGTTTGACCCTTGTCTCCGAACCCTTTCATTCTTTTTGAAAATGTAACTCAGGAGAAACACCCCACCACCCCGCCAGTCCTCCCTCCCCTCTCCCCGCCTTCCTCTCGATCTCGATGTTTATACTATGTACATACCTGGCACCAACTTAGTGCTGTTACATGAATAAAATGATATTTACTTATCaagaaaaaagttcaaaatgtcaTTCTAGAAATGACAGGTAACTCCAGAAGCAACAacttgaaatcaaaaaatatagtCCCATAATTGATAGCTGTCAACGCCAGGGGCTATCTAATTGGTCAAGGATCAGAGTAAAACCTGTACTTCCTTAGATCAAATCATGCTATCATCTCTTCTCCTATTTTATCCCTCTTTAGCAAGGAGAAACGGACATCCGTGGTGGTTAGTGAAGAAACAGCTTCTCATATGCTTGCTATCATACAGTAAGTATTACTGGACGATTCAAAACTCACCAACTATACACGCCACATGCCCTTTCAAAAAGGGTAACAGGCATAACTCAAGAAAAACATCAATGTGCCTTCTCCACATATTCGTTTCTTTCCATATCAATTTTATTTTGGTTTTTGGTTTTGAGTTCTATCAGAAATTCAGAATGTCAAGCAACAAGCAGATATTGCTTATTAGATCACTTTGATTGATGCCACAATAGAAAACATAGTTCAGGCAAGTGTTGTGCTATCCtgtaaaatattgaataaaaattaGCATAACCAGGAGGAGCAGCCTTGCAACCTTGTAGCATATCCTGTATGAATCTAGACTTCTAGACATCTGAGATTGGTAACACCCTTCTCAAagataatattaataactattcAGGTTATATTTCAGTTTGTAAACCTTAACTGATGATCGCTATGCTAGCTATATATCAATTCGGATACATCATGCTCTGAGTCAAGCCTCCTTACTGGTCTAAAAGAATAGCTTAACAAGACGGTGGcggaaaaggaaaataaagtattCAATACACAAGCAGCAGATTAAAGTTGAAACAAGTTAATTGAAAAATGAAAACGGACAAACTGGGGAGAAGCCACCCACAATTTGGATTTTAGTTCAGCTGGAGACAATCATGGTACATCAAGAAAAAAACTGATCCATAGCCACCAACCATAGCTTACGAGTAAGTGAACAATTATGTCCAAAATAACTCCAAATCTATGACTTTAAGcaatcttacaaacaacacaaggTTTATTATTAACTTGTAAAATTTACTCTATTAGCATATTTGAATAAGtcagaagaaaaaaagaacatCGTGAAACAATCCAGACTAAGATGCAAGAGAGCACTGTACCTCCACTTCAGAAGACCTTTTGGTTTTTAAAGTCAGACAATCAAAAAGAGCACTCCACTTCTGACTACAATTATCAAGGACACCAACTCTATAGTACTGCTGCATTTGATGGACTGGAGCTGCCATAAAATAATTCTACATCAGCCTAAGAAATTCTCAATGAAGAAATTGCACGTAAGAACAGAAGACAAACAGATCTCGTATCAATCCCAGTGATATCAACTTTGGTTTCGTTCCTTTTGGGCTATTGATAAATTCATCTAGATAGTACAACCAAAAAAAATTGTTAACAACAGCAACATAACAGAAGGTATGGTGGTGAACCTTCTACTCAGAATCTAGAGTTTAGAAGCTTCCAGTCATTTCATTCCTTAATAAGTATGGAAGAAGAACAAAGAGAAAAGGGGTGGCCAGAGGTGAAAACTGAAAATAGTAGCAAACAATATCAGAAGTGTCATCAGAAATCACAGAGCAAGACTCGCATCACTTCAGATAAAGCGAGTTACCAGTAGTCTATGATACTGTTGTTCAATAGTTCACCTCAGTTGCAGCGGATTGGCTAATGCTACTAATGGCAAGGATGAGCGCATGACTTGTGTTTTGAAGCCCCACTTAGCTAAACAACAATCTAGATCCTTGAAGAACCTGAGCTTGCAAAGCTCTCTTCTGACAACCCCAAGAGCAGTCTCTATTTTGCTAGTATCATCGCGCTACTAACTAATATATATAAACAATTCACCAGCCTCCTCGGTCAACAATTTGTTTGATCATTCACTAAATACTTATTTAAGGCATTCACGTGTTACAAACAGTAATCCTTTCAATGGAAAAGATAATTGAATGAAATTCTGTAATTGTTTGGCCATCTATCCAACCTCTTTCTCC
This genomic stretch from Nicotiana sylvestris chromosome 9, ASM39365v2, whole genome shotgun sequence harbors:
- the LOC104218386 gene encoding uncharacterized protein, which encodes MSSEKQPRRVSCPPYFDVLWFCYSPVHQMQQYYRVGVLDNCSQKWSALFDCLTLKTKRSSEVEEILETREKAKPHLWSFRTPEEAASHWRELFDHLGEE